One genomic segment of Gimesia chilikensis includes these proteins:
- a CDS encoding carboxypeptidase-like regulatory domain-containing protein — MLKLNRQIAVLLMTVGLLSGCGGHTSEVPDNLVPVTGTVKLDGEPKANITVIFNPGKKTSGTGGYGVTDKDGKYTLTHRSNKPGVEPGEYVVTFSMMGLPDGSPIPEGKDAADVGAVQLLPEKYTNPNREMNLTIATVAAPSATLDYEIKSK; from the coding sequence ATGTTGAAATTGAATAGACAGATTGCCGTTCTGCTGATGACTGTCGGCTTACTGAGTGGTTGTGGTGGTCACACTTCAGAAGTCCCTGATAACCTTGTTCCTGTTACAGGTACCGTGAAACTAGATGGCGAGCCGAAGGCGAATATTACCGTTATCTTCAACCCGGGAAAGAAGACCTCTGGAACGGGTGGGTACGGTGTTACTGATAAAGATGGTAAGTACACGCTGACTCATCGCAGCAATAAGCCTGGAGTAGAACCGGGAGAGTATGTTGTCACTTTCTCTATGATGGGTCTGCCCGACGGAAGTCCGATTCCTGAAGGGAAAGATGCCGCCGATGTGGGGGCAGTGCAGTTACTGCCCGAGAAGTACACGAATCCTAATCGTGAAATGAATCTGACCATCGCTACGGTGGCAGCGCCCTCCGCAACTCTGGATTACGAAATTAAATCAAAATAA
- a CDS encoding DUF1559 domain-containing protein gives MRQKLFRRGFTLIELLVVIAIIAILIALLLPAVQQAREAARRSTCKNNLKQIGLALHNYHDTHRLFPYATSNPGTCDAGTGTLITNHTGWLYLLPFMDQANLYNQYNFSAASGDRKDSGNSPQPLAGGGAVASGNAVLGTNIIPILICPSDDGGAVYAPASSSYGTGAANSARTSYGFSVTNAHDTGACNMWTLEGKTTRAMFGINSNCQIRDIKDGTSNTIAVAETTLDVDDGECQSWAAASHVGLGTNFKSSRGINEFRCCTWRTPPMQQFQPGRLGEWGDPGSTHTGGMHVLMGDGAVRFVSENIDTTTRNNLANISDGNVLGEF, from the coding sequence ATGCGACAGAAATTATTCCGGCGGGGCTTCACCTTGATCGAACTGCTGGTGGTGATTGCCATCATCGCGATCCTGATTGCCCTGCTCTTGCCCGCGGTTCAGCAGGCGCGTGAAGCAGCCCGTAGATCTACGTGCAAGAACAATCTGAAACAGATTGGTCTGGCACTGCACAACTACCACGACACTCACCGCTTGTTTCCTTATGCGACATCAAACCCCGGGACCTGTGATGCCGGTACAGGCACATTGATCACGAACCATACCGGCTGGCTTTACCTGCTACCCTTCATGGATCAGGCAAACCTCTACAACCAGTACAATTTCAGTGCTGCCAGCGGTGATCGAAAAGACTCCGGAAACAGCCCACAACCCCTGGCTGGGGGAGGCGCTGTGGCCAGCGGTAACGCTGTTTTGGGAACGAACATCATTCCGATTCTGATCTGCCCTTCCGATGATGGTGGAGCAGTCTATGCTCCAGCAAGTTCATCCTATGGAACAGGAGCTGCTAACTCAGCCCGCACAAGCTATGGATTCAGTGTCACTAACGCACATGACACGGGCGCGTGCAACATGTGGACTCTGGAAGGCAAGACAACGCGTGCCATGTTCGGGATTAACTCGAACTGCCAGATCCGCGATATTAAGGATGGTACCAGTAACACAATTGCTGTCGCTGAAACGACCCTGGATGTCGATGACGGCGAATGCCAGTCCTGGGCTGCTGCTTCACACGTGGGGTTGGGAACGAATTTCAAGTCGAGCCGGGGTATTAATGAATTCCGTTGCTGCACCTGGAGAACTCCGCCTATGCAACAGTTTCAGCCTGGCCGCCTTGGTGAATGGGGTGATCCCGGCAGTACTCATACAGGTGGGATGCATGTCCTGATGGGCGACGGTGCTGTTCGATTCGTCAGCGAAAACATCGACACGACAACCCGTAATAATCTGGCGAATATCTCTGACGGAAACGTTCTGGGAGAGTTCTAA